DNA sequence from the Coffea eugenioides isolate CCC68of chromosome 9, Ceug_1.0, whole genome shotgun sequence genome:
TTTCTATATTATGGCTGAGCAGCTATGATTATCTTTTTGATGAAGCTAGAAAAGTATGCCCGcatgttttatttgattgtttaGACGGGGAGTGTATTGTTAAGCACATATAGGTTGAACTTTTGTTCCTTCTGAAAAGGCCATTTCTTGATTGTTTTACATTTCTTGTACTGCAGGTTCTGCATCCACACAACCCCTTTGCACCGACTTTACATTTCAATTATCGGTACTTTGAGACTGATGCTCCCAAAGGTAGTAATTTGTGCTTCTTGTGAATGCTGAAGATTTCAAGAATGATTGTTAAAACATTGTTTTGCGTGTCAAATTGAAATCAGTGTACGGAATCCTGATACTTGCAGGTTTACTGTCTAGTTTAATGAAACcacaaaagtaagaaatttttGTAATGTTTTTAATACTGCTAAATTCTTTCTGCATATCCTTCACTGATCGCTTTCGATTATTAAAGCTGCATGTTCCTGTTTGTTGAGGTTCAATTAAAGTACTCAGAATGAGAAAGGATCTTTCCGAGGTGATGTGATTCCTGTAAAAACTGATGATGCTCCACCGCCTAAGATTTACATAATTGTGAAGCAAAATTGGAAAATCTACATATTCAAAGGAATCAACTTCTTTGTGGAGTATAGTATAAGATTGGTAGGATGTATTAACAATGGATGTGTTTACAAAAATCACCTATGATGAAGATTTTGTACTCGATATGATTCCTGTAAAATGTCTTCTGCCTTGTCTGCGATATGCTTCAAGTGCAAAATAAACTTGTTGTAAAACCCACATGGCAATGCAAAGCAACATATTGTTGTCTCTCTCAGGAATTTTTCCCCTAAAGTTTCCTCCATTCCTCATCATGGTCTATGAGTTCTTTTAAAACTGTTAATAACTATTTCCCGATATGTTTAATCTCGATTATAGAAAACTGTTTTCTACTCCATGATTTGAGTTGGATGAAAAGCTCACTTGGGAGTTGTTGGAGTTGCAGTTGCAAATTTTTTGATTGAGGAATTGGAATGTGTGCAAAATCTTGTAAATATGATATATTGGGTCAGCATCAGAATTTCTATGTTTGTATCTGGCTTTCTATACAATATTGGTCATGTCAAAACCCTTCGATCAGAATTGCATTTTTGATGGTGTCTTTATCAAGATTTCATCTTTGTCTTTGTTgctctattattattattaagtGAAAAGCTATGAAACATGCTATATAATCATTACCTGGGTTTACGTTATATGCAGATGCTCCAGGAGCTCCTAGGCAGTGGTGGTTTGGTGGTGGTACAGATTTTACGCCTGCTTACATTTTTGAGGAGGATGTTAAACATTTCCATTCGGTAAGCTTATTCGTTGTTATGCAGTACacttaaaaataatattaagaGCACTTTCTTTATTGATACATGTAAAATTATCTGTCTCAAGGATATAAATTCGAATATGTGATGGTTCACTTTTATCTGGTGCAACTTGCTTCCAAAGATGTCACAAGTCTTGGTTACATGCTTGAAATCATCATCTTTCGGTCAGCTCGGGAGCTGGCTCAAGATATATATTTGATGAATCAGTAAAAGGCAAAATGATCTTAGAAGATTTAATACAAATAAAGTATCAAAACAAGATTCTGGCTTTCACTACTTTCATAGAAGCCAAATTTTTAAACATACAAAGGTTATCCAGTGATATCTAATTTAGAATTTTTTGGAAAAggaaatttacaaaacaaattcaGTCAGTATAGTCCAGGTCAACAGGTTCTGTGTCGATAAGTTTTGACCGGTATCTAAACTTCTGATTTACTGCTGTCATCATCTGGGATACATTATTCTGCTGTAACAAAGATTTTTGCAGGTTAGATTGTGAGATTTCAAATATTGTTTCTCTAACTTCCCTTCTAATGAAAACATTTCATCCATCTTGTCATTTCCTTCTTCATGAATTTCTAGTTCACTACCAGAGTTCTTCATGCTGTCTTTGTTTGCAGGTCCAAAAAAGTGCATGCGACAAGTTTGACCCTAGCTTCTATCCTCGATTCAAGAAATGGTGTGACGACTATTTCTATATTAAGGTACGCATTTACAACAAGGAACATTTTGGATTGACTAGTCTGGTTTTTTACCTGTTAGGGAAACCAGCATCTAAGAGACTGAAATGTGGTTAGTTCAGATGCATTTTATCTTTCTGCATCATCTTGTTTCCAAAACAACCAGAGTTCCTCAAAATTTCCAGCTACTAATTTGGAGTTTATATGTAGGAAATCTGTTAGTCTGAAGTCCAAAAGTTATCTTATTCTGATGCCATAGTTGAGTCCCTCCCTTAGTTCCATTATGAATCAGGGTTGATGTATTTTATCGATGCAATTTATCTGAGAGGGCAAGAGGGAAAAATAGGCAGGAGAGGATAGACTTATGTGTGCTCAGACTTATAGATGagaaagttgatgaaaagaatatCTAATCCTGTATGCttacttttcttcattttctgtcTTACTGTTGGGcaaagaaatttcttttcttgcaaCACACATGGTTTTTGTGCTAACGATCTGACATTGACAGATTCTTTCTTTTAATTCCTTATATTCATGTAGCTTCAGTTCTTTATGCATTGAGAGTAATTTGAAGGGAAATAGCTACCCCACAGGGATTTTGTCTCTGTTTATAATCAGAAACTGGAAATAAGTTGCTGCTTTTaacttttattttgttctttgGGTTATGTGGATACTTAACATACATAGTGATTAAGAAGCGTTTCATTCTTTGATGTTTTTCATTGTCCTTTTAAATGCAGCATCGTGGAGAGAGGCGAGGACTTGGCGGCatattttttgatgatttgaatGATTATGATCAAGAGATGCTTCTTTCTTTTGCTACTGGTAATTCATGCTTGTAGTAATTGTAAGGAATTGTTAACATTGTGCCATATCACATTTCCTGTCTTTGTGATATATAATGGAGCTTCTACACTGCTAAAGTTGATATATCTCTCTGAGGCATTAGATCCCCAACTTCTCCAAAAATCTTAGTGGTGCCCTTTGTTCGTAAGAGCTGAATATGTATTTTGCTAACCATCATATTCACCTAGCAACTGGACTTATCAACCAGAGTAGGAGCATTTTAGCCGGTCACTTTTCAGCAGTATGCTTTAGCAAAAATACTTTCTCAACTTTTAAACATGGTAGATGTTTGTATTGTACCAAAAGAAAAGATACCCAAGAACCTTAGATTAGCACAGTAGAGAAATACTGTGACCCATTAAAAGTTTCTTCGGTGTTTAAAGTGAACTtgaatctgccttttttttattattattatcaaatTGCAGAGTGTGCAAATTCTGTGATCCCTGCATATATACCAATAATAGAGAAGAGGAAGGATACACCATACACAGAAAGAAACAAAGCATGGCAACAACTACGAAGGGGGCGCTATGTAGAATTCAACCTGGTATGATATCGGAGCCCCTTTGTTATAGAAATGCATAGCCTGGCAACTcttctaatttttcttcttttgggcCTAAACATTGAAGGTTTATGACCGTGGAACAACATTTGGTCTCAAGACAGGAGGCAGAATCGAGAGTATTCTTGTTTCCCTTCCGCTATCTGCTCGTTGGGAATATGACCATGTAAGCTTTTATTCTACTTTCACTTTTTGCCTGTCTGTTGGTGGTATAGATAACACAGAGTTTTAAAACAAAAAGTATTTCTATCAAGTTTCTTAGACATTGATTAGGCACATGAGTCTGTCTGATTAAATTGTATAGATGCTGGGTGAGAACATGTGAGACATATTTCAGTTGCCTGATGATTCTGTGATGCGTAAGATTTCTATCTAGTATTAGCCACTGCCAGTGGTGTGCCTAAAAACTGCAATGAAAGAGGTGAAATGGCTTCAGAATGACATTATTGTTTTCTGGATTGCAGAAACCAGAAGAGGGGAGTGAAGAATGGAAACTATTGGATGCATGTATCAACCCCAAGGAGTGGCTGTAACAATTTTGTGATGATAGTATTTTGACGTGGTGTTCCCTGTTCTGATCTGGGTTTCGTGTTTGCCTAGGTTTGTCGCATTACAATATGAGTCTGTAGCATTGCGCCTAATAATGGGCTTGTGCTTCTTGTCAGGCTGTGATTTACTTGATCGAAAGTCGGAAGAGGAAGGTGCATTTGTAAATCTTACGGGTTAAAAATTGGCTTCGTTTACTGGAGGCGATATTGTAAGTTGGAACTGTCTTAACATGTATATACATCGTGGTTAATCATGAATAACCACAATATTCTGGGTGTGAGCAAATGCCTGAAAGAACATTGAAGCAGGCTCTCTCTTTTCGTAACTTGCAAGTCAAGATTGCCTGATTCTCGCAGTGTTGTGAAATCTCTGTTCATTTGATCATACATAATTTCccgggttaattccactttatcCCCTCAAACTATACACGGAATCTCACTTGAATCTCTGAactttaaaatgggacacttaagtccctaaactacAAAATCTAACCCACTTAAATAAAATCCGTGACGAAATCCAAAAAATTGACGGTGTATTAGAGGTGTGGGAGGCACATTCCATCAGTGTGTACGTGTAATTCTTATAAAACAAAAAAGTAGGGACATAAAGGTAATTTTACACTCTTTTCTCCCTTCTCCCttgtctttcctttttttctttttcctattcttcttcttccctcaTCCGCCACCACTGACGGCTCCAATCCTATTGCTACTATTATCAAGATATCTCAAAAAGACAGAGCTTTAACAACCTTCAAAAGCTTCTATTCTTATATGTCTATGCTTACTGATGCTATTAGGCTTTTAGTTCCAGTTCTACTTGTACAAAAGCCATGGCTGCAGCTTTAGAATGTTGGACTAGGTGAGCTAGTCTGCTAGTGTAGATGCGGACATGGTGGAGCAAGTTTTGATGAGAACCCAGGACAGATCCGAAGCTCCTCCAGGAAACTCCAATCCTGCAACCTCCAATGGAGGAGTTTTTAGAGACTCTTCCACAATTCTTCTTGCTTAACAATTCTACTATAGGTTCACCAAAAACCTTTTCTTCATCCCCTTGAAAAGCTGCTCTAGCTGCCAAGAGATCATCTTCGTTACCCATCACCAACCCAATATTGCTTGTACCTTATCAGAACCCTCCTCATCAGAAATACAGATTATGGCAGCTTAAGAAATGGCTCATACCAGTATTTGATGGCTGCCTTTCCATTCGAAAAGTTTCTGACACTAAATCCCTTAATTATCTTGACATCAACCAGCTCACCGCCACCAGCACCAATAAGCCCACCTTGCTTCTTGGAGTCTTTGACCACAACATTTTCGTGGGATTCTGGTAAGAAATGAAGTAGGGTTCTTGCAAATAGCAGGATGAAGCTAGCAAATGCTAAGTCTATCTTCCACTTCACCACCAGCCCCTTAGGAGTACCACTGCAGATGTCGCAGAAATCACAGCCACCCCAAGAACAATTCGAATTCAACAAAAAGGAATTTCATGGAAGTGAATTTGACAAGAAATTTAGTGGTTAGATTAGACACGTATTTTGTGAGACTTCGACGATTTTTGGAATACGGTTGCAGATTTGGAATATGAAGTGGGATTTGACAGAAACAGTTTTGGATTGGTAAATATGAGATGAAAAATGCTTGGAGGCCATTGAACAAAAGCATAGGATTGGAGATGTCAGTGGCGGCAGATatgggaagaagaagaataggaaaaagaaaaaatgaaaaaaaaaggtgtgAAAATACCTTTATATCCCTACTTTTTTGGTTTATAACAATTACACATACACACTAATGGAGCGTGCCCCCCACATCCTTAAGCTACCGTCAATTTTTTGGATTCTGTCACAGATTTATTTAAGTGGATTAGATTTTGTAATTTAGGAATTttagtgtcccattttgaagtttaaggATTGAAGTGGGATTACGTGTATAATTtgaggggacaaagtggaattaaccctaatTTCCCCAACAAATCAAAGGGTGCAAAGGTTTCTAATTATGTTGGCTGGTTCTCTCGTGAAATGACGAGGCTTTAGGCCAAGGAATCAGGAGGATGATGAATCTCTGTCATCCCTTACTGACTTCTTTGACTGATATTTTAGCAGATAACCAGAAATTTGCCAAGTCGTAAACTTGCACATTTCTAACGTATGATGTGTTATCAGTATGCATATATTCCAGTTGTAATGAACTACTTTGACAGGcgaattattaaaaaatatatttatttatttatttccatGAATAATATTGCTGATTTCACTGCTCATTAAGAAACTAGGAGTCCATCTGTAAGACAGCAGCAACTCGGCGATATGATGCCCTCTGCTCCTAGCTAACATAGCTATATGGTACATGGCAAATGCCCGAGATGAAAAGTTCAAGGGTATATAGTGTAGGACCATTGTTCTGTTCAGTTGTTTCTACAGAACATATTTGTATTTTCTATAGATGGCAAACAAACTGATTTAGTTAAATTTATTCATACTCACCCATAGAGatgtaatcgagccgagtcgagctcgagtagtgctatactcgagctcgactcgactcatatATCCCTAGGCTCGAGCTTGATCGAGTCAAAAAAATTGAtactcgaaactcgactcgatgtactcgcgagtagctcgaaactcgactcgataaggctcgataACGGAGGGTATTTTGTAAATTCCATATAACTTATATCCATaatggtcattttataattataatacatatatattatttaaattataaatatattatttaaataaccCCGGCTCGACGAGTAGCTCGACGAGCCTCGAGCCGGGGATTTTtgactcgaaactcgactcgattttCATTCGAGCTACTCGAAACTCGGAACCGAGTTCGAGCCAAGTCGTTGACcaagctactcgcgagtagcttgGCTCGCGTACACCCCTACTCACCTATGAATATATGTGTATgggtattttaaatttttatatatgggtataaatggattaCTCAATAATACTCATTTATAGTACTTAAATTGTACTATAATACCCATTCAAATCTAATTAATTCATTTAGAATTATCTTCTCCCAATCCTCCTCTCTTCTCtcacacatttttttttccagatttttcattttgttataatgttaactacttttgtttcattattattattatttgttggttttatcttgtcattttattttctcttagtttgttaaattgctcattttttagtattaccaatttatgactaagttttagtcttttttcctactttttcaaaatgaaaatttaaatttatacacgaaaaaaatgttaggggttcaaatttttggattaagtttttatattaacttttatagtacttaattaaaaattttatattcttattgttcaattattaaatagtatgtaattttaaTTACCAATTattaaaattgataattaggtttattgaacattataagtacgAATgggataacttagtttgcaaaaatgaatttaaatgagtttacaaaaagttaaaataaataggttataaatGTGTAATTGgattacccaattcatttttcgatttattcatttatacccatctaattaaatgagTATAAATAGGTTGACTCATTTATACTCATTATCCATTTTAATCAACTCAAACCTGTCCAAGTCATCCATTTTGCCACATCTAGTATTTTCTATTCTTTACGCttatttttcattgtttttgtcgtattttatcttttccttttattggtAATAATGCATAtctttttcttgccttttgatTTCAAAGCTGCTTCTAAGTATTAAGTATATGGATATTGCGTGTTTGATCCATCCTAAATTTCAACCCTTAGACCCTAAACTTAAACATAGAAAATCTAGATATATATACCATTTATTTGTTTAACTATTACAACTAAAAAtcattattttgatcaatacatACATCTACAAATAATTAGAGGGGAAATCAATTTTCCTTGTCACAAACACTAACTTGCATCAAACAATTATCAAGTCTACGAAATTCAGTACAAAAATAACATAGCATGTAAATATAGCCACTTGTCTTTTCAAATGGCAATTTCTATTCATACACAACATCTCAGCCAACTATTGAACCAATAAATTGCATCAACTGcaatataattttcaaagtgGAACAAtaattcacacacttattcattCAAGCACATAATTCAAGTGGATCAATTACAATCATAATGACATTTAATCAACAAATGGCATGCATCAAGTGGGAATATAGAGTTACCTTGTACCTTAGTAACAAAGTAAATTTTATGAACGAGATTTCTCCATACTTCACCTATCTGCAATAGCAAGTACAAAGGGTTATTCACAATTCTGATTGTTGAATGGAAGCTATATAGTCCATAGACCAAAAAGTAAGAGCAAATTTGAGTATACCTCTACAAACCTAACTCTAATTTTATGCAATAGAGCCATTTGAATCCATAATTTTGTATCTTAACAACAACCATTATTGTAACATACTTTACAAATTGATGAGCAAATGTTGAAGAAGATGGGAGGTCCTGCAGTTAATCACCCCAAATGATTCTTCACCTTTCACACTTTAATGGCCTCATCAACGTGCTGCAATTACTGATTAAATAAGTGCCATTTGTTGTAAGAACTGAATTAATGGTTGTTGAGCTTTGAAGGATGAAGAAGACGGTAGGggtgtgcaaaatcgaaaaattctgatttaccgaccgaattcgaattgaattcgaaatttcgaattcggtaattcggaatGGAAATCGGAATATCCGATTTCGAATTGGTCGAATTCGGGTCGAATTCGGTAATGAGATTTTTCAAATCGGAAATTCCGATTTCGGATTcacaattcgaaatcggaatttggaattcctatttcgatttTAAATCCGTTTttcgtatatatatataatatatattatataacatttatattataataataatttttatattcatgaattcggtgaaatcggaattcctatttcgatttcaatttcgttttcacacatatatataatattttttatatatatgtaatataatttttatataataataatttttatattcatgaattcggtgaaatcggaatttaccaaatttcaaattgaattcggaattggtgaattcgaaatcgacaTCGGTCGAAAATTCTAataccaaaatttaaaaaaattccgatttcaaagttccgaattaccgatttcgatttcgattcaCACCCTTAGAAGACGGAGCTTTCTACCATTACAATTCAAGCATTCATCTTTAACTTTAGCGCACTAATATTGCcttaaatgcatttaatttgCATAATCAATTTAGCTAAACATACTTGAGGGGagttgatttcatttttctacCACTTTGCTAAATCAATGGCAAAGCAACCAAATCATTAGCCATCAAAGGGTACAGTAGGTAAACCATGTGAAATTAGTCAGCAGAAATTTGTGCACTTTGCTTAATCAATGGAATTACAGTTTTATTATTTCCAAAATGCCCCTACAAACGTAGGATGAAAATCACCCAAGAGTCATACAACAactcttttatatatatatatataagaagtTACTATTTTACTAGTAAAAATATGTGGATCCAAGTCTTTAATTCACTAGTCAATGAAAGATTAAAAGCACTTAATGGTTTATGCTTTGTGACTTGCATTACACAATCTTAAGGATACGTTATGGTTGATGGCTGAGTGACTTGTGGAGTTGCATGTTGTCAAAATGAAGTAATTAATTCCAGCAATTAAATCCAATTTGTAACAATGTCGTTTTATACAAATGACCAAATAGAATAGTAGAATAAGGAGTAAGTGGGACGATGTCGTAGCAAGAAAATAACAGATTTAGTTGAGTTAgttcagtcagttaattcatcCTATTTGTAAGAGAATGATTGGTTGAGAAGGGAATCCTAAGGAATAACAGATTTTGCTTTCTTTCTCTATCTCTTTCTCTTATTTTCTCattcttcctttttcctctcGTCTGCACTTCTCTTTCCCAATTCTGAATTCTTAATCTGAACCAATTCATCAGTTAGGTTTTCAAAATTGAAGTCAGTAGCccgacaattggtatcagagctggttgAATCTTTGGAAAAGGTCGAATTCTATGGCGAAAAGCACCAGATTCAAGACATTGGAGGAGCAAATCAGGAATCAAGAAATCAAGCTCCAGGAGGTAATGGAAGGTCTGCAAACTTCACAATTGCAGCAACAGCAGATGCGGAATGAGTTCCATACGAAGCTAGAAGAAAGCAACAAGAGGATGGAAGGTTTGATagctgaaatgaagcaagagtTCAGTATCTTCATGAGAGCAATGATGAGCAAAGAAAAGGCTGTTCTAGAAGAAGTTAGGCAGAGAATTGAACAAGCACCACTCTTACCAACTCTTCCACTAAATCAGAGACTACAGATTGGATCAGAAAACAAAAAGACAGCAAGGAAAGAAGCAGGTAAGATTCTGATACCAAATCCTCCAAAAATCGATTTGCCTTTGTTTATTGGTGAGAATCCAAGGGAGTGGATTCGAAAATGCAATAAATACTATTTAAATTACCAAATTTCTGAAGATCAGAAAGTGGAaatcataaaaatatatttGGAAAGGAAAGCAGACAGCTAGTTTCAATGAGTTAAACTGGAAAAATCAGGGATAACTTGGAGAATATTTGAAGAACTGCTATATAAGagatttgataacaaaaatggGAAGGACGTGGTGGAAGAATTCAACAAACTGCAACAAGCTAGAAAAGTGGAAGAGTACAAACAGAAGTTTGAAGAGCTCAAAACCCTTATGATGATTAAGAAACCACATCTAGATGAGGAGTATTTTGTATCTAGCTTTATTAGTAGGCTCAGGGACGAAATCACAACCATGATAAGGATGTTAAGGACTATAACCTTGTCGGAGGCCTTTGACATGGCTATATTGCAAGAAGACGCATTAAGGCTTCAAAGAAAGATCTCCAAGGAGTGTTGGAAAACTGTGCttgaaaataaatttgaaatttccaGGAATTCTTCCCAACATTAGATCCACAGCTCACACTATAAAATGCCTTCTACTAGTACATTCAGGAACACTCAATTCAAAGGCAAACCAATTTCTACTATAGATGCTGAACCTAAGAAAATCTCAGCTCAAGAGTTACAGTatagaagaaataatggactttGTTTCAGGTGTGGGGAAAAATTTGGACAGGGTCATCAAAGCAAATCTGGTCACTTAAACTTTCTGATCACTGATGAAGAGGAGGATTCTGAGTTTGAAGATGCATTAGGGGAACAAGATGAGTTACAGGGAATCTAGGATAAGTCATAGAGATGTCTCTATATGCATTAACAGAGGCTATAAAGAGGAAAACAATAACACTAATAGGGAGTTAGATGGGAAAGAGAAGTAAATCTTAGTTGACACTAGGAGTTCAGATAGTTATATCAGCAGTGAAAAGGTAATTGCTTTTGACATTCCATATCGACTAGTTGATCCTTTTTCTATAATTGTTGGAAATAGAGCCTGTGTAACCAGTAAAGCCATTTGTCCCAAGGTAGTGTGGGAAATTAACCAA
Encoded proteins:
- the LOC113782670 gene encoding coproporphyrinogen-III oxidase 1, chloroplastic, with the protein product MLLSAPKLSISPSSSSSSAAAYSAPLLFPVKKSSIPARNFPSFLHSATSHISLGVPRAASSSSSPSPMIEKETLETHRPHTFLRESDEAAAFSSSSSSSSDSAGSVRARFEKMIRDAQDSVCAAIEAVDNGSKFKEDVWSRPGGGGGISRVLQDGAVWEKAGVNVSVVYGVMPPEAYRAAKPSSDNGDIKPGPIPFFAAGISSVLHPHNPFAPTLHFNYRYFETDAPKDAPGAPRQWWFGGGTDFTPAYIFEEDVKHFHSVQKSACDKFDPSFYPRFKKWCDDYFYIKHRGERRGLGGIFFDDLNDYDQEMLLSFATECANSVIPAYIPIIEKRKDTPYTERNKAWQQLRRGRYVEFNLVYDRGTTFGLKTGGRIESILVSLPLSARWEYDHKPEEGSEEWKLLDACINPKEWL